Below is a genomic region from Triticum dicoccoides isolate Atlit2015 ecotype Zavitan chromosome 5A, WEW_v2.0, whole genome shotgun sequence.
CCCTTGCCAGCCTCCCACCCtccccacccccgccgccgccgcccccgccccgtcgATGCCTTCCATCGCCGCCATCCCCGAGCCCATGGCCGTCGACGACTCCGCCTCCAAGAAGGCCAAGCGCAAGCAGCTCAAGGCCGAGGCCGCGGCCGCGGCCGAggcagccgccgcctcctccggcaagaaggagaagaaggagaagaaggacaagaagcggaagaccaaggagCCGGCCTCCTCCGACGAGGAGGGCCGGAGCAGCACCAGCTCCGACTCGGACCGGGCGCCCTCCGCCAAGAAGgctaagaaggagaagaaggacaaAAAGGCCAAGGCCGAGCCGGCCGAGGAGCCGGCCAACGACGACGGGGAGCTCACCGccagcggcgaggaggaggagcccgCCGACCCCAACGCGCTCGCCAACTTCCGGATTTCCGACAAGCTCAAGGACAAGCTCAAGTCCAAGGGCATCAACGCGCTCTTCCCCATCCAGGCCACCACCTTCGCCCTCGTCCTCGATGGCAACGACCTCGTCGGCCGCGCGCGCACCGGACAGGTGACTGTTCACCCCTTCTCTGTCTCATTTGATTGGTTGATTTGTCATGTAGTAGGAACTGGTTGGCTGGGTTGTAGTTTCACCTGTGTTTagatttagtgacaagcgtgcttcGCGAATTTGACACGATCAATCCCATAATTTTAAAGAGAATAAATCTTTAATTTATTACCATGATCATTGTCAGAATTCCATGGATTATAAGAGAAGGGTTGTTCCTGTCTCGGAATTGCACGCCCTTTGTTCACATGGGACATTTTTATGTAGTTATACAGATAATAGGAAAGTGTTAATATTTAACAGGCCATAAGGTCTGTGCAACATCGCTTGTAGTTATCGTTCTTGGTGTCCTGACCATAAAAACAACCATTTTGGGGGCCTAGGCATGAAGATCAGTTTGTGTTTGTGATTGTGTGATGTCAACTGAAAACATTTTGTTCATTTTAATTGTAGGGCAAAACGCTGGCTTTTGTTCTACCCATATTGGAATCATTGGTTAATGGGCCACGCCAGGCAACGAGAAGGACTGATTACGGAAGGCCTCCAAGTGTTTTGGTTCTGCTACCAACCAGAGAGCTGGCCAATCAGGTATGAATTACCGTCTGATTCTCAAGAAAGATGGATCGTTCCTCTAAATCCTCTGTGATCTGACATTCCCAACAAATTTCAGGTGCATGCAGACTTCGAGTTTTATGGTGGAACGTTTGGGCTTTCTACATGCTGTGCTTATGGAGGTTCCCCCTACCGTCCTCAAGAGAATGCACTGAGACAGGGGGTCGACATTGTTGTTGGGACTCCTGGCCGTGTCAAGGTATTTCCCCCCTCTGTTTATCCTGGTTCATTTGCTCTATAGCTCTCTTAATTTTGTTCTAATACTCGCTGCATCACTTTCTTGCCCAGGATCTTATTGAAAAGCAAAAACTAAACTTGTGGTGTTTGAAATTCCGTGTCCTTGATGAGGCTGATGAAATGCTTAACATGGGGTTTAAGGACGATGTTGAGCTTATTCTTGGTATGTCTACATCCTTGTTATACTAGATGTTCATTCTACAAAGTTGTCTGTATGGTGTTACACAAGTGAATACATGACTTTGCATGCAACTTACTTGCCCAACTTAACCCAAATTCCTTTACTGTTTTAAACAGGCAAGGTTGAAGATGTTACAAAAGTACAGACACTTCTTTTCAGTGCTACTCTACCGGAGTGGGTAAAAAAGGTATGAACCACTTTGGCCAGATATGTTTCTTCTATTGATAATCTTCTTTTTGACAAGCATGTGAACTGACTATACTGTGGAATGATTGTAGCTCTCAATGAGCTTTCTGAAAGCTGACAGGAAGACAGTTGATCTTGTTGGCAACGAGAAAATGAAAGCTAGTGCGTCTGTTAAGCATCTTGCTCTTCCTTGCAACAAGGCTGCAAGGTCACAGATTATTCCAGACATCATAAAATGCTACAGCCAGTATGTATTTCTACCAAATGATCATCCTGTTGGCAGATAGACTAATGCAATTCTCACAAGTTCTTACTGTATATTTAATCTTTGCTTTCAGTGGAGGGCGGACCATTATTTTCACTGAGACAAAAGAATCTGCATCTGAGCTCTCTAGTTTGATTCCTGGATCCCGTGCCCTGCATGGAGATATCGCACAAGCTCAACGTGAGGTAAGTGATACTGTTTTGACCATGCTTGTGCCCGATGTGATTGAAGTGAACGTGCTGTTCTCTCTGCAATTATTTTTGTAACCAATACATTTATATTGAGCTCTATGAGAATATATCATTTATGTTATATATGCTAGTTGACTTGGATATTATAGTATTTCAGAGTCCTGATTCTAGTAGTTTGCTTGTTCATCCATTTGTAATATGATTATAACTGCCAAACACATCAATTGAAGTGTACTGATTACCGGATGGTTATGCAGGTCGTCATTGCTGGATTTAGGAGTGGGAAGTTCCTCGTTTTAGTTGCTACAAATGTGGCAGCAAGAGGCCTTGACATTAATGATGTGCAGCTTATCATTCAGGTATGCCAATAACTGTAGTTGATTAACTTATCTGATAATTAGCTCCCTCACTGATCATATTCCAAATCTCTAGTGTGAACCTCCACGCGATGTTGAAGCCTACATACATCGGTCAGGTCGGACAGGGAGGGCTGGCAATACTGGCATTGCAGTCATGCTTTTTGAGCCCAGATATAAATTCGGTGTGACCAGAATAGAGAGGGAGTCTGGGGTGAAGTTTGAACATATATCTGCACCGCAGCCTACTGACGTGGCGCAATCTGCTGGCAATGAAGCAGCAGAGGCCATTGCAAGTGTGTCTGACAGGTAATGTATCATAACTAATTATAATATCTGGGACTAAACAGATTCCGTGTTACATTGAATTGTGCCATTAACTATGTGGGTGGATACATTGCAGTGTTATTCCTGTTTTCCGGCAACAAGCAGAGGAGCTGCTAAGCAACTCCAGCATGTCTGCAGTGGATCTACTAGCCAAAGCACTTGCAAAGGCAGTAGTAAGTCTGTTTGTAGTTCTATATTTGTTCTGATCATACTGGCTGTTAATGGGGTAATTAACAGAATGTACTTCTCTTAGGGCTACACTGACATAAAGAAGAGATCTTTGCTTTCATCTATGGAGAACCATACTACACTACACCTTCAAACTGGCCGACCGTTGTACACACCATCGTGAGTAACAGCTGCGCGTGCTGGTTTAGTGTCTTGTGTCTTGTTGGATGTTGGATTGATTCGAAAATGTATCTTGTGTGCAGGTTTGTTATTAGTACATTGAAAAGGTTCATGCCAGAAGATAGACTCTCAAGTTTACATGGTATAACCCTGACCACTGATGGGACAAGTGCTGTATTTGATGTTCCTTCAGCAGAGGTTCAAGACTACATTCAAGGTATATACGCTTTCTGTACTGTTTCACTTGTACAACTGTGATTTATATTTGACTGAATTTACATTTCAATGCATTTCACCTCTTTGTGCATTGGGTATTACAACCTCGCCTGCTAAAAAACTCTTGATGATTCCCTGCAGGCGCGGAGAACGTGGCCGGGGTGACAATTGATGAAGTGAAGCAACTGCCAGCCTTGCAAGAGAGGGAGCAGTCAAAGGGTAACTTCGGCGGGTCGAGGTTTGGCGGCCGTGGAGGCGGTGGAAGGAGGTTCGGTGGTGGCGGAGGTGGACGATTCGGTGGTGGCGGAAGAGGCaggggaggcggcggtggcaggTTTAACAGGAGGTGAAGACCTAAAAACAGTATAATCTATTTTTGACGGGAGTTTGAGAGATGAAAGAAGGCACAGGGAATCGTCAAAGTTTTGACTGCGCCGTGTATCGGGTTTTTTGTTTTTACGTATTTGTTAAGTGTTCTGTCCCCCCAGATTATGACGATCAAGTTTGCCAACGGAAGGGTGTAAAATATTGATCTGATACTGATACTCAACCACTGTTATGAACGAATGAAGCTATGTGTGTTGTTTTGAGACAAACAGCTTTAGTAATCAGCTCTTGCAAATCTATTTTTTGGTTGCTACTCTGTCTCCTGAAGTCCTGATATTCAGATGGAGCAAGTGATATACTCCCTCGGTCTTATAATgtgtaagacgctttttgacactagtgtagatttactcattttgcttcgtatgtagtcccttattgcaatttaggaatggaggaagtagttGCTCATAGTAACAATCATGTAACGTGATTCAACATAATTAATTGTTTGGATCCATATAAAAAACGGTTTCGCTAAGCAAGTTCGAAACCTAACGGCATGGTTGTCGGAGTTGTTCACTGGGATGAGGCTTAGAGAGGGCTTagagagggcggcggttgatgaagGGCGAGGCGACAAGGAGGCTATAGCAGTCGGCCACGAGGACGAAGGCAGGTGGTTAGGGCTGGGTATGTGGCGAGGAAGGAGGAACCGTTGTGGCAGAGGAGGAAGTAGATATGGGAGAAAGAAAATGAACGGGTAGCGGTGCGATTCTGACCGTTGGATCTTGATCCGATGGCCAGAATAGAAGTGACAGGCACGAATGATCTTTTTCAGGTACGTGCTTCCAGAAAAGAATGTTTGAAGTTGTGAATTTTGATC
It encodes:
- the LOC119302510 gene encoding DEAD-box ATP-dependent RNA helicase 7-like; translation: MPSIAAIPEPMAVDDSASKKAKRKQLKAEAAAAAEAAAASSGKKEKKEKKDKKRKTKEPASSDEEGRSSTSSDSDRAPSAKKAKKEKKDKKAKAEPAEEPANDDGELTASGEEEEPADPNALANFRISDKLKDKLKSKGINALFPIQATTFALVLDGNDLVGRARTGQGKTLAFVLPILESLVNGPRQATRRTDYGRPPSVLVLLPTRELANQVHADFEFYGGTFGLSTCCAYGGSPYRPQENALRQGVDIVVGTPGRVKDLIEKQKLNLWCLKFRVLDEADEMLNMGFKDDVELILGKVEDVTKVQTLLFSATLPEWVKKLSMSFLKADRKTVDLVGNEKMKASASVKHLALPCNKAARSQIIPDIIKCYSHGGRTIIFTETKESASELSSLIPGSRALHGDIAQAQREVVIAGFRSGKFLVLVATNVAARGLDINDVQLIIQCEPPRDVEAYIHRSGRTGRAGNTGIAVMLFEPRYKFGVTRIERESGVKFEHISAPQPTDVAQSAGNEAAEAIASVSDSVIPVFRQQAEELLSNSSMSAVDLLAKALAKAVGYTDIKKRSLLSSMENHTTLHLQTGRPLYTPSFVISTLKRFMPEDRLSSLHGITLTTDGTSAVFDVPSAEVQDYIQGAENVAGVTIDEVKQLPALQEREQSKGNFGGSRFGGRGGGGRRFGGGGGGRFGGGGRGRGGGGGRFNRR